From a region of the Pristis pectinata isolate sPriPec2 chromosome 2, sPriPec2.1.pri, whole genome shotgun sequence genome:
- the LOC127566830 gene encoding LOW QUALITY PROTEIN: folliculin-interacting protein 2-like (The sequence of the model RefSeq protein was modified relative to this genomic sequence to represent the inferred CDS: inserted 1 base in 1 codon; deleted 1 base in 1 codon) has product MVTFLEMKVLIVLLEIVMMKRDPIIHLNKDLECCSERRAGGAKFELPTPSIKMNSKPSLNNFGRSLFGGYCSQYVPDFVLHGISSDEKLKHCLMADLAHAVQHPVLDEPIAEAVCIIADTDKWSVQVATSQRKVVDNKLGXEVLVSNFVSCLLQSILQLYKLQLPADYCVIHLEDRLQELYFKSKMLSEYLKGHTRVHVKELGVVLGIESNDLPLLAAIASTHSPYVAQILL; this is encoded by the exons ATGGTGACATTCCTAGAAATGAAAGTTCTGATAGTGCTCTTGGAGATAGTGATGATGAAGAGAGATCCCATAATCCATCTAAACAAGGACCTCGAATGTTGTAGTGAGAGACGAGCTGGGGGGGCAAAGTTTGAACTTCCAACACCAAG CATCAAAATGAACAGCAAGCCAAGTCTCAATAACTTTGGAAGATCCTTGTTTGGCGGCTACTGTTCACAGTATGTCCCAGATTTTGTGTTAcatggaattagttcagatgagAAGCTGAAGCATTGTTTAATGGCAGACTTGGCTCATGCTGTGCAG CATCCTGTTTTAGATGAACCCATTGCAGAAGCTGTCTGCATTATTGCAGACACAGATAAGTGGTCAGTCCAGGTGGCTACGAGCCAAAGGAAGGTGGTGGATAATAAACTAG AAGAGGTACTGGTCTCTAACTTTGTGTCCTGCCTGCTCCAGTCCATTCTTCAACTCTATAAACTACAGCTCCCAGCTGATTAT TGTGTGATTCATCTTGAGGATAGACTTCAAGAGCTGTATTTCAAAAGTAAGATGCTGTCCGAATACCTCAAAGGCCACACTAGAGTCCACGTTAAAGaactgggagtggtgctggg aattgAATCAAACGATTTGCCTCTCTTG GCTGCTATAGCAAGTACTCATTCTCCATACGTTGCTCAAATACTCTTATAA